CTGTAAATAAACACACAGCGGCTGTAAACACACACGCAGCTCgctctgctgcaggggctgcggCAGCCGAGCCCATGGCGCTGGGCTCCGCTCGCCCTGCCGAGCTGGTGCAGAGGCTTCTGAGCTGTACCGGGTACGCCTGATCCCCACCCAGccctttctgcagagctgctttggtGCCTGGGTGGTTCCACCGGCTGCAGAGGGATTCTGGCATGTTCCCATGCTGGGGCTTGCACAGAGGCCAGGCAGGCTCCCTGCTTGGCTACCAGAGGGAGTGAGTGGCCAGTCCTGATGGACAAGGGTGGCCCCCAGCAGTTCCAGCATGAATCCCCTTGGTAGGGGAGCAGTGGGATGGCTGAGTTTGTTATTTGCTGACTGAATTTGAGTTCAGCTGGAATCCTTTGGGCTGCCTCAGCCCAAGCTCTCTGGATGTGCccgtggctcctgctgcccGTCCCCGAGAGTGGGAACACGGTGCTGAGCAGTCAGCCCAGCCCGGCTtcgtgcccatcccagtgccatccaCAGGGCATCCTGCTGGccagcctctccctctgcagcctgcagcagcaaggcagaTTGTGCTGCTGGTATTTCTCCCTGTGGCGTGTGGGAGGAGGTGTGTAGCAAAGGGGAACTGGTGATCTGTCTGCACCCTGTAATAGGGGAAGGAAATAGCAGGGTTCAGCTGCTTCAGCCAGGAAGGTTCCTGAATATTAACATACACTTCTGTTTCTCAGACAGGGAGAAGCTTCAGGAGCCTAATGTAAGCGATGGTTTGCTTAGTCATGCTACTTAGAGGTTCATTAAAATTGCAGTATTGTGACAGTCTTGTCTTCTGATGGCTGTGCCATGAGTAATACATGGCATGGGTTTTATGAGCATCAACTCTCTGAGGTGTCTTTAATGTTGCTTTTTGAATGAGGCTGTGCCCAAGGCCCTAATTTCTTGTGGCTGCTTAATGATTTGGTTGTGTATGGCTGGAAGACTACACAACGTGCTGGGGTACAGTGGCATCAGGAAATTAATCACATACAGCCTTGCTCCAGAGTGGTCTGGAGGCCTCAACAATTACCAGAAATGTAATGGACATTTGTATTCACTCCTTCTCCTGTCAAAGCTATCAAATATGCCTGGAAGAGGCTGCATTTTTctattgttttcctttccaatATTTACAGAAACAGGAAATAATCACTTCTGAGTCTCTCTTAAAAGTGTTTTACTTGTGAGTGGAAGCAgagggttttgttttgctgctgcaaGACTTAGGTCTTAGGGTGAATAGCTGATGCatggctggaaagcagcatgTTACTCCTGCTCAGCTAAACTTATGTCACCTAGAGAAATCACTTCaactccctccctgcccctgtgatagggttaaaaataaatctgctgCTTGACTAGGTATTTTGAAGTCTGCTTCTCACACAACATAGGGCCTTGGAGAGCAGTGTGAAAAGGAACTCAGATGGTCATGGATGAGCAGACAAAAGCAAACCAGTTGTCCTGTTTGTTTCCCTCTTTTGCAGGCCAGACTGTGCATCCCACATGAGCTACGATAATCCTCCACCGTACCCCGGCCCGGGCCCGACTGCCCCGTACCCACCCTATGCCCAGCAGCCAGGGGCCCCCCCTGGCCCCTACCCTGGCTATCCCCCTGGGCCCTACCAGCCAGGCCAGCCAGGCTACCAAGGATATCCCCAGTATGGATGGCAGAATGCACCTCCACCACCACCAGGACCAGTGTACGCAGATGGGCCGAAAAACACAGGTATGGCTGACAGCTCCAGCACCACCTCAGGGACACGCTGACCTTGAGGTGAAGTGTTCACCAGCACCTGGCCCTAATGGCCTTGGAGGGGGTGGAGACTTGTGGGAAGTGCCCATTTTGTTTGCAGCTTgttttcatgcttttattttGCTGCAGTGTCTCTCACAGTTCTCTCTCTGGTTGTTGGAGAATGCTGCTGAGCATCCTTACTGCTGACTCCTCAAGGGAATCCTTATGCTGAGTTTGTTGCACAGGCTTTAGATTTGCCACAGCTCTCATTCCACCTGTCTCTTGGTTGATAAGTTTCAGCCAAAGGCTGCACAGTTAAAGCTGATAATATTCAAATGTACAATTCCTACTGAATTAATGGGCCTCAGTTTTCTGGAGCCCATCAGTATCTGTCCAAGTGATCTACTCATTCCCGggcattttgtttttttctaaagTTATTACCATTCTATGGAAAAACCCTGATTcctggggaaggaagggagggtggtgcaccttccctgtggcagctgGCTGGTCCATCTGTGTACCATGTCCCCACAATGTGGCACATTGGTGTGCCCTGGCACCCACTGCTCTCCTGGGGCTTGCTGCAGGCTCAGGTtgccagagcagaggcagagaagATGATTAAAGGACCAGAGCTTCTCCTCACAGAAAGGAGGAGAAGCTCTGGTCCTTTCATCCTTTAATCCCACCTGCGAGAGGTGGGACTGTTCAGTGGTTTGAACAATGTGATGTGGGTCTATCAGGAGGGCCCAAATTTAAGCAGTAAACAATTAGTGTGAGTGAATAAGAAACTGAATTGAGGGCAAATCATGAGTTCAACTTCCTCTGTAACAGAGCAAGAGCCCTGCCtttgaggaggaggcagcagcgtGGTGATGCTTCCCACCACTTCCACCACATGGACTCAAAGTGTAATCAGGGTTTTCCCTGGAGTTTTGGGGTGGCTAAGAGATGTTCCTGAGTACTGGGCAGGGGACAACTCCTTGTCCACCATGTTGAACATCTTTGGTTGGTGCCAATGTTGCTTTTTTGCTATAGCCACACAAAGGGAtgtgctggcaggggctgaggggacacaggggctgTGGCTTTGAGACAGTTCTGCTGCCTTGGAAGCTTGAAGGATCTTGTATCAAACTGGATCAGGGAACTGATAGCACTGATTGTCTTCTACTCTGCCTATGAGCCTGTGGACAAGCACAAAGAAGTTGGAGGGGACAGGCAGTGAAGTGTTTGAGTGTCCTTCACTGAGAGCCCAGGCTTGTTCTGCAGGAGGTTTGATTTTGTTAAGCCTAAGCTAACACAActtcagctctgcagaagcagcacTCTAACCCATAAATCAAAAACCTTCTGGTAAGTCTTGTCCTTGAGCTGCCTTCCTGCTGCAGCTACAGGTGGTCTCTGAACCCTCCTTGGGAGCCTCTGATTTGCTCTGCTTTTGCAGAAGTAGATGTGAAAAAGTgatagaattacagaatggtttgagttggaaggaacttAAAGATCAGCCTTtcccaaccccctgccatgggcagggacaccttccactatcccaatTTGCTCCAAGcaccatccagcctggccttgaacaattccagagatggggcagccacagcttcactggggcaccctgtgccagggcctccccaccctcacagggtagaattccttcccaagatCCATCTAACCCTGTCTCCAAgtcctccccaggctgctttccatccctgctccacccagcctgtgtttgtgctgggGATTGCCCCTACCCAGGTACAGGAGCTTCTGCTTGGCCCAGCTGAACTTCATGGGGTTCATGCCCccacctctccagcctgtccaggtccctctggatggcacatgtttattttaaacacatttattAATGTCTGCCAAGTGAAGTCAGGGCTATAACTTTGCATTTATCTGcaaaagctttctttttcttcattctccTTCTGTTAAACACCtttccccccccaccccttgCTCCTTTCTGGCCAGTTTGGAACCTGATCTTTGTGCCCTGACACTGTAAAAGAGCTTTCAAAGGGGCTTTGTTTAAGATCCCCAGGAGTGTCTAGTTTAGAGTGGCTGTCTCTAAAAAAGCGAATTTTTTATAAATCTGTTACACCAGTGCCATGTATCTGTTGATATCTGTGGCTGAACTCCTAATATAAAAAATTGACATCTAAATTTAATCAAAGCATTGCAGTCAGCCTAGCTGGTCCAGTGTGGTTTCCTGTGCCTTGTCAGTTCCTGTGGTGTTTCCAAACAATTATCTAGGAAGAGCTTCTGtgtggattttttcctttcagagcaGATGTTTTGCTCTCCTATGTGACTTTACTTAATCTAATGAATTAAGCTACTCAAGGCAGTACATTAGTATTTCTGAGCAAATGTGTGTCCACAgtgaaaattgggaaatttgctATACTTTAAATTCTGTGCTTTCCATTATTTTACTGTGTGGGCAGACTGCAAAGTGTAGGGCAGAGCCAATGTGCTAATGCTAATGTGTGGAAGTAATTATGTATCATATTTTGGTCTTGAGTGGATCCCACAGATGGAAATAATTACTGTTGAGCTCTCAGAATCTGATGGTAAAGTAGCATTTTATGGTGATGGTGTTGTTTCATCTTAATTTGTAGCCTGTCAGGAGTAGCAATGGACATAGGCTGTCCACCTGGCCCTTGGAGAAGTCAAAAATCCTCACATGCCTCACTCTCTATATTAAAGCTGCATCTGAGATGTAACAGGGAAGCAGCTTAACCTGAGTGCTGCTAAGGGTAAGAAAGAGAAAGTTCTTGCTGTTCAGTGAGCAGTGACTCTGCAACAAACAGCTGAGAAAGGGATGTCACCACCTTTTCAATGTGCCCCTGGATAGGGGGACAAATCTAAAGGCTTGTTGGAGGAAGCTGcagtccagagcagctctgaacaAGGAGAACAAGTGTGTTCCCCTCTGGACTGTCTGTGCAGGGTTAGCCAACCACAAGGATGTCTGGGCTGCAGAAATCAGCTTGTGGTTTGTGTTAAGACAGTGGTGTGGCCATATGACTGCCATGTGGCCACCCCCAtagggcacagggacactgcagctGATCCCAGTGATCCTTGGCCCTTTCTCCCAGAGGGGATGGATAAAAGCTTGCACCTCCTCAGAGTCACCCCAGCTGCCTCAGGGTGTGACAGGCCTCAAAGCAAATGGTTTTTCTCCATGTGAAGGAGCAGCAAGCTGGAGACTCACTGGTGACTGGCTGAGgtggcacagaagccctcatgggtttgtttttttggatGGATGGCTTTTAGGCTTCACCAGATTACTGATACCAAAGTCTCCAAAGAAACCCCAGGTCTCACATCTTGCtagggctggcagctgccttgGCTGTTGTTCATT
The Agelaius phoeniceus isolate bAgePho1 chromosome 15, bAgePho1.hap1, whole genome shotgun sequence genome window above contains:
- the CYSTM1 gene encoding cysteine-rich and transmembrane domain-containing protein 1 isoform X2 translates to MSYDNPPPYPGPGPTAPYPPYAQQPGAPPGPYPGYPPGPYQPGQPGYQGYPQYGWQNAPPPPPGPVYADGPKNTVYVVEERRRDDTGESACLTACWTALCCCCLWDMLT
- the CYSTM1 gene encoding cysteine-rich and transmembrane domain-containing protein 1 isoform X1; amino-acid sequence: MFLHFTHRIKQPDCASHMSYDNPPPYPGPGPTAPYPPYAQQPGAPPGPYPGYPPGPYQPGQPGYQGYPQYGWQNAPPPPPGPVYADGPKNTVYVVEERRRDDTGESACLTACWTALCCCCLWDMLT